Part of the Balaenoptera acutorostrata chromosome 17, mBalAcu1.1, whole genome shotgun sequence genome, CCCACGCCCACAGAAGGTCTCTCCCTGCCCCGGACGTCCCTCTCGCTCCCTGTCTCCCTGAGCTGCCGTTGGACAAACACATCCAAGGACCCTGTGTGTTAGGGGCTTGGGGACACCGGGCAGAGGACAGCCCTCCCAGAGGACCCCGTGAGCTGAGGCCTGGGCCCACTTGCGCTGGAGGTGGCCAGAGGGGCCGGACACAGTCTTGGGCGGCATCCGACTCCTCCCGGCAGCCTTGAGAGTTAGCAGACGCCCAGGGCCGTTAGCAGACGCCCAGCAGGCGTCCCAGAGACAGAGGCTCAGCCGAGGACACCCTCTCTGAGCTGGAGGATAGAGACAGCCGCCTGCCCTGCCAGGGGCTCCCCCCCGGCCGGGTTGGGACCTGAGCCTCAGCTAGCAAGAGGTCCCCTGCTGTGCCCACCCCCTCCAGGTTGGCATTCGGTCCCCAGTCCCCCAGCGGGCACGACCTCCACTGGGTGGAAGCTGCCAGAAGGAGCCTGTTGCTCAAGGATGTGCAGTAGCCGTCCGGGGGGAGTGGGCAGCGTGAGGCCTGTTCACAGCGGACGCCTCACTTCCCTTGGCCGCCAGGAAGGGCGAGGGGTCTTCCCTCCCCTTGCAGGTGGGGGAGGGCGCACTATGCCTGGGATGTCCCatgtgccctcccctcctccctgcttctccccaaagccttctcctttctcctgaAAAAGCCAGAAATGTCCTTATTTGGAGGATCAGCCTGGcccagggcgggggtgggagccTGTTAACCCTTCGTTTATAAACAAAGGGATAAATCTCAGCAAGTTAAACAGCTCTGCAGGAGCAGAAACAGGGTGGGCGGCCCCAGCCCCAACCTGCCCCCACCGCAGTGTCTGGGCCACCAGGCCGGGACCAGGCAGGGGGCACAGTGCTTGTTTAACTCACACCCGCTGTGCTGCCGCCGCCGGGACCAGGCTCCAGGCTCGAGCCCCAGTGAGCCACCCCACGTGGGCCTCCAAGACAGCAAAGGTGGCCGCCTCTCAGGGCTGGGGAGAAACTGGGGCGGCCCGGGGGCTGACTCCCAGCTCCCCGGTCCCAGCCCCTTGGACCCTTATGAGGACCTTCACCCAGGGCATTGACCTGGTGCCAGCCTTGCAGGAGGTGAGAACAGATGGGTGGCCCGGAGGACAGGGGCTGTGACGCATGGGTGCGGGAGCTGTGGCCTGGGGTGACCGTGGGCACGGCTCCGTCCTAGCAGAACTGTGGCTGATTTGGCACCAGCTAATGATGCGCTGAGCGCTGCTGTGCTCGGTTAATCCTCCCAGCAGCTCTGTAGTCCCAGTGATGTAGATTAGGacgtgaggcacagagaggttaagcgactTGCCTGAGGTTGCACAGCGAGTGAGGAAGAAACTGGGATTGGAGCCCAGACTCAAACACCACACACTTGGCCCGTCATCTTACCTGTGCCACACCAGTCGCCTTTGTCATCTTTCAGTCCCGGTGACAGTCTTGCAAGGCTTTTCACCTCCCGTTACAGCGAGGAGCAGTCTCAGAGCACTAGCATTCTGCTAAAGCTCCACACTGGCCAGTGCCAGGGCCAGGCCAGGCAAAGGCACAAAGGCGGGAATGTTGGGGTGCTGGGTGGGCAGATGAGCCAGGTGGGGTGCAGCCTCGGGGCAGGGCCCCAATAACCCCAGGGTAACCCGGTCTCCTTCCTTGCAGGCCCCGGGCGTGCGCTGGCCCCTGTCATGCCCTCCGCGTCTTCCGCGGGGCCCTCGGCCATGGCTGCCCCCAATGCcacggcggcggcggcagcgtgGACTAACGTCAGCATGCTGGAGACGCCGCTGTTCCACCTGTTTGCTCTGCTGGACGAGGAGCTGCACGCCGCCTTCCCAGGCCTGTGGCTGGCGCTGATGGCGGTGCATGGCGTCATCTTCCTGGTGGGGCTGGTGCTCAACGGGCTGGCGCTGTACGTCTTCGGCTGCCGCACCCAGGCCAAGACGCCGTCGATCATCTACACCATCAACCTGGTGGTGACCGACCTGCTGGTGGGCCTGTCCCTGCCCGCGCGCTTTGCTGTCTTCTACGGCACCCGCGGCTGCCTGCGCTGCGCCCTCCCGCACGTCTTTGGCTACTTCCTCAACATGCACTGCTCCATCCTCTTCCTCACCTGCATCTGCGTGGACCGCTACCTGGCCATCGTGCAGCCCGATGGTTGCCGCCGCTGGCGCCAGCCTGCCTGCGCCAGAGCCGTGTGCGCCTTTGTGTGGCTGGCCGCCGGCGCCGTGACCCTGTCCGTGCTGGGCGTGACGGCCACCGGCGGGCCCTGCTGCCGCGTCTTTGCGCTGACCGTCCTGGAGTTCCTGCTGCCGCTGCTGGTCATCAGCGTGTTCACCGGCCGCGTCGTGTGCGCACTGTCGCGGCCGGGCCTGCCACGCCAGGGCCGCCAGCGCCGCGTGCGGGCCGTGCAGCTGCTGCTTACCGTGCTCGTCATCTTCCTCGTCTGCTTCACGCCCTTCCACGCCCGCCAGGTGGCTGTGGCGCTGTGGCCTGACGTGCCACGCCACACCAGCCTCGTGGTCTATCACGTGGCCGTGACCCTCAGCAGCCTCAACAGCTGCATGGACCCCATCGTCTACTGCTTCGTCACCAGCAGCTTCCAGACCACTGTCCGTGGCCTCTTCCGCCGGCACGGAGCGGAGCGCGAGCCCAACAGCTGCGACGTGGTCAGCATGCGCAAGAGCTCCAAGGACTCAGCCCACCATCACATCCTCGGCGCCAGACCCCGAGCCCTCACGCAGGCCCTGGCTAATGGGCCTGAGGCTTAGTTGGTAGGACTTTGCAAGGGGGCCGAAGGTCAGGGCTGGACTGGGACAGTCATGCCAGGTCAGGGACAGCACGGATATCTGCTCTACCCGGGTGGCAAATTGGGTTCACCTGATCCATTGGTGATGGCTGCCCAGTGCACTGTGTGGAGGAAGTGTCTAAGGCCACTGTGCTAtgattgattagcaatgtctgccatggGCTCTAGATAGGATGCGGTGGTCTGAATGCTGACAGTTTGCCATCCCTAAGGTATATATTGTGTCCATTGAAAACTCAGAGGGGTAGCCAGGAGCTGCTTCTCACTTGGACCATTCAACCTCTAGAAGGGGTTCCTGAGAAACATGGACAAAGATGTTTTAGATACTGGGAATTTCAAAGAGGGTTAAAAAGATAACCTGAAGAGgttccctcctcctttttctccctccccaacAAAGAGAGAAGAACAAGAACAGAAAGGAAGTGTTAGAGGACACAAATGTTATGTGAGCTGACGTGAAGGGTTCACGTCTGCAGGACCTCCATTTGAGGCATCcataaatcacacagaaagacAGCCTGACACCGTGGGGTGCTTTGCTGTGAGTACTGTGATATCTGGGCTGACACTCGAACCAGAAACTACCCTACAAAGGGGAGACTATTTTCCACCCACCAGCCATGAGGGGGAGGCTGAGTGGCACGTACAGGTGCCGAGAGTGGGAGATGGCCAGTCAAAGCTCAGCCCCACCTCCTCCAACATCCCCTTGCCTGCCCCATGAAGACCACTCAAATCTTCCCAAAGCCCCCCACTTTAGGAACCATCTTGGAAGACCCTGCCCGCTGGGCCAGGAGGGCAGTAGGCTCACAGCCCATCCTATGGATGAGAAACCAAGGGCAAAGACACAGAGACTGGAACCCAGGCCTGCTGGCCTAAGGCCACCGTCTCCCCACACTCAGAACGCTTCATTCTCCCTCTCACCTGGCTCATCATGCCTCCCTGCCTTTCCCGGGGAGGGAGCATTTCTCTGGCTTGGGCCTCTGGTCGCCTCCTCTGAGCTGGACTCCAGGATAGCCCCTGCGTGCCTTCTAGTGGAATGTTCAAGCTCCCATGAGCCCTCTCCAGACTGCTGTATGGGGGGAGGGCGCCTGTTGTGAGAGAGGAGCTCTGGGCATCCCAGGCACCTCTAGCCACCAGGCTCCACCCTCTCACATGGCCACCACCACTGAAACTGGTGAGATGGAATCTGGGCCCCAGGTTTGCCCTTTGTCTGCAGAGAAATGTcctacatgggacttccctggtggtccagtgtttaagactctgcaggggacatgagttcgatccctggtcagggaactaagatcccacatgccacacggtgcagcaaaaaaaaaaaaaaaaaagtcctacatGCTCAGTGGCTCCAGGCAGAGTATCCTGGCCCCGAGTTCAGGGCCCTGGTGCAAGGCCTGGATGGGAGGCAGAAAGGCCATTTATATCCCCATAttgcagacaaggaaactgacGCTCAAAGAGGGAAAGGACCTCGCCAGGGTCATAGAGTACCCAGGTACTGCAAGACCAGTACTATCTGCTGGAGCCCCGTGGGGTTGGCTCCTTTGGCCCTAGGACCTTGTGGGGTGGCCAAGGTGGGAGATGCTGGAGCCCGGGGGAGTCCAAGGCCTGCTcagtggggtggtgggggagcTGGACCCAGAGCTCGTTCCTGGGCCCGGGTGCTCAGGAAGCAAGGGGTGTGGTTGTCAGCACCAGGACCACCATCCTTGGCCTTGACTGGGTGCCGGGCGCCCCATGgggcctccccccacctcccagctcagAGAGGGGCCCAGAGCTCCATGGAACAGAGGAGGGGCCTGGCTCTTGGGAAAGGAGGGTGCGGGAGAGGGCTGTCGTTGCCAAGAAGCCCACGGTGACGGCGACGCTGACCCCAGGGAGTGGCACTTATGGTGGGTTTTCAGGCCGGGAGGCTCTGACAGAGCTTTGTCTCTCCCCGGCCTGGAAGCCGGCACCTGGGCAGTCACAGAGCAGAGGAGGGGAAGTCAGTGTGAGGTGTTTGTCCCAGCCCAGCACCACCTGTGGGCTTTCCTCCAGGGTCAGCAGCCCTGATTCTATCCCAGGTTCTCACTCTGATTTATACTAAAGAGTGAGTGGCTGACTCGAGCTGACTGCTGTGCTTGGGGGCGGAAGGGTTGCAATTCTTCTGGAACAATCCCTTCCTCAAGGAGGAGGGCGGTCTCTCAGGTAGGTGAGCCAGCGTGGGTCTCAGCAGACATTGACTGGGCACCTGCTGGGTCCCAGGTCTGTCTGGCCCTGCTTCACACCCAGTGTCTCGTTAATCCCCACCGTTCATGGAAGTAAGAGCCCAGGGCAGAACTGGGATCCAGATCCAGGGTGGCCaagccccctccccttgtcccacATGTGAAATCCCACCATCCAGCCTGGGTTCCTCAGGGAGTGGAAGAGCCGTGGGAATAAAGGATGCCAGGGCCCAAGGGAGCCTTCCATCACACCCCAGAGCTGTCTGATGGCCCCCATGCAGAGCCCTCGCTaagtgggcctcagtttcccccactctccactcctctccctcctctccgtGGCCTTGCAGCtggtgggcagggggctgggggcaagGGATTCACTGCACGTGACCCCACAACTTCCTCAGACACTTGCTTCCTCCTCCTGACGGCTggctcctccccactccctccgtGGGGACACGGGTCCAGGAGCCTCCAGAGGCCAGACTGGGACTGTCCTTGTTCCCACAGGGGCCAGAGTGTGAAGTCTCTGCAGTCCCCTCCACATGGCCTCCCTTCCCAGATTTTTGAAAAGCCCAAGTGACGTGAGGTGGCTTGTGTATTTATAACTGATGTAAACATTCTCCTTAACGAGGAATCCTCGTCCTGAATTAAAACTGTTTATTCCCTTCATGCCCTTGACTCAGCGCCCTGGCTGGCGGGCAGGGGTCGCCGTGGGGCACTGAGCCAGGTGGGGGCCCCCTCGTCCCCCCAACTTCGCTCACTGTCCTGTGGTTGGGGACAGTGGGCTCCACGGGAAAGTCTGTGGTGGTGGGGTCGTGGTTTTGCCGTCACTGCTGGGGGCAGGCGCAGGGGCCTCTGAAGGGCGAGGGTTGGAGGGGATGCAGGTGGTAAGGTGTGGGCCGTGGGTGGGCACAGTAGCTGGTTAGGGGCACAGACCAGCAGAGTGACGGGCCCTCGCCCCGGCCTGGTCCCAACTCCGCCTGCCCAGGGAGAGAACACAGGCGTGGGCAGCGCAGCCAGACTGTCCACAGCGTGCAGGCAGATCCCCCGAAGGTATGctctggagggagagggaggaggtgcGTCAGCTGGTAGACACCGAGGGAGTCTGCACTTCTGCAGAGCGGGCTTACACGGCAAGTGCTGCCGAGCTGTCCACCTTCCGAACTTCCGCGTAAGCCTGGGTtgtcacccccatcccccagatagggaaactgaggctctgggcaTCCGGCAGGGGCCTCAAACCTGAGCCCCCAGGCCCCCGGCTCCTGCCCCACACACGGCCCGGGAAGCGTGGGGTGAGAAGGGCACGGCCGGGGTGGGGCTCATCACTCTCGCTGTACGGCACCCTCGGAGGCCGGAGGCGTCTAGAGGTAAATGTTAGGGCCTGTTTAGATTAAGCTCCATTAATAGCAGGAAATGTCCCTGGGCGCCCGCCCCGGCTTCCTGGAGGCCTCTGATGCCTGAGCGGAGGTGGCGGCCCTGTGAGATGGCTGTCCCACCCTCATGTCCTCACACTTttgcccaccccctgcctcttcaccctcctccctctgccctcaccGCCCCCCATTCCTCAGCCCCTCGGGAGGCTCTCGGTGCCCCTACCCCCGGACGCGACCCTCCCCGAGCCCCCGACAGGGGAGCCCGGGAGGGAGGTGTGAGGGGGAACCTTGAATGAGGTGAAGACCCCCGTGGGACCAGTCACCCCTCACATCCTTCCACCCACTGGGGCTGACCCCATGCCCGAGGGGTCTCTGTTCCCaattcacagaggagaaaactgaggctgggcGATGCAATGGGACCAATCCAAGGCTACCCCATGCCACCTTAAAAACAGAGCTAGAATGCCCAACCCGGACCTGCCTGACCCCAGGGCCAaggccacccccaacccctgaccCCTGGACAGCAGCCAGGAAAGCTGTGGGCCAGGGAGGTCAGGGACCAGTCAGCTGAGTGTCAGCAAACAGGAGGGCGCCCCCAGGTGCAGGAAGGGGGCACGGTGGGGGGACTGGGGAAATGGCCCCCGCCTTCCCCTGCTACCGGGCCTGGGCCCCTGCTGTCTCCCTGGCTTGcccaccaccccagccccaccgTTTCCACTTGGCTGCTTGCCCCTTGGGGCCTCCCCAGCCTCCACCGGCAGGAGGAAGGCACAGGGCTCCCCGACAGCCTCCCCGGGGGTGTCCTGTTCTCTTCTGTGTCTTGGTCTCAGCAGGTCCACTGCCCGGCCAGTCTGCCCAGGACCAGCCCTGACTGTCCTCCTTGCGggtccctccctctctgcccggCTCCCCCGGGGCCAGCGCCTACCCCACTGCAGGACAGACCACATGGCCCAGCTGTGCCCTCCGGACTGGATGCCCGCCCCACCGGTGCCCTTGGCCCCTCGCTGATCCCTCAGGgactccccacccacccacctacccacccccATCAGCCTGGTTCTTCAGATGATGTTGACGCTCTGTGCTTTGCACTGAAGCATCTTCTCTGCAGGCCCCGGGGAGTCTGCAGCCTGGGGGCACAGCTGGGCAGGTGGGAGCTCAGAGCCCCCCACCACACCACGTGGGATCAGCCACATAGGGGCATCCGGGAGGACTTCACGGAGGAGGAGGCGCTCAAGGCTCTTCCCTCCTGGTCCTCACTTTGTCCACCTGGCTTCCAGACCCCTCGGGCTGGGCCTCTCCTGAGGTTGTGGTGCTGGGAGCTTATCAAGCATCCAGTGCCCGACGGGATGGCAGGGCCAGGGCatttcacccccattttacagatgaagaaactgagctccAGTGGGTGCGTGGACACAAGCCCACTCACTGGGACCATGCACACAGGTCCCAGACCAGCTCATCTGCTGATCTGCTGACTCTGGGACCCTTCCGAGCATTGGCTCTGCCACCTGTAAGTAGGAGCCTGCTGCCCAGACCGCAGGTGCCCCCCAAACTGAGACAGCCCCCATCTGGCTCGAGGCGCAGCCTAGGAGTCCCTCCAAATCCCCATGAGACCCCCGCCAcacccctgcccctctctgggctccagtttcctcatccataatcCGGAGCTCAGAACGGCTCCCTGCGGTGTTAGACCCTCAGTACCCAGGTCAGCAACGACTGCAATAGGGGATGatgctctgtgtgtgtttgtgaaccAACCTGGGGCTCTGTTCCCCCTGCCCTGCAGCCCCTCAGCTTCTCGGGCCCCGGTCCTGGGCAGGGAGGTGTCCTCACAAGGCGTGGGGTCCCCAGTCACACCACAGGGAGGCCTTCCCGGGGCACCCCTGGCAGAGCGGGGGCTCCTGACAGGGGTCTCAGATGGAAGTAGGGATGAGGTGTGTACCCCAGGGGTCCAGGCTGTACCAGTGGCTGGGGCACCGCTTCATGGAGGAGTCCTGGGACCTCTGAGGGTCttcctgccccacccacccccatggGTACCCCTGCGAGTGTCCAGCCGGGGATTGAAGGTCAAGTTCTAGTCCACAGGGGTGAGGTCCAGGACTCCTAACTCCACTCCACCTTTCCTCTCCAGAGCAAAGCCACGGGAGGCAGCTCCTGGGACCCCAACTGCCAGAGGCTCATGGAGTGGGTGCCGCAGTCCAGCCCATGGCGGGGGTAACAGGGCGTCCGGCCCATGCCAGGCCCCTTGGCCACACCAGCTTCTCCAGCCTTGAGCAAGTCACACGCTGtgcctgagactcagtttccttcctcTCTGTCATGGAGGATACTTACACCCTCTGCCTTCAGGTGCAATTGTGAGAAGTAAACAATTGTGTGtgcgtgcatatgtgtgtatgttatgTGTGCATGTATTGGGACGTGTGTGTATTGTGTGCACGTATGTATGTGATTGTGTATTGAAGTGTAtgcatatatttgtatgtatgtatgtgtgcgcATGCGTATATTGTACATACATGCATTGCATGtgttgtgtgcacatgtgtgagtGCAGTGTATGTATATAAGtacatgcacatatacatgtgcatatttgtgtgtgttgtatatgtgcatatgttgtgtgcatgtgtgtaagtgtatatgtatgttgtatatgcatttattgtgtgtgttgtgcacatatgtgtatgcatgttttgtgtgtacatgtgtgtgcctTGTGttctatgtgtgtatttgtgtacatgtgtgttgtgtgtgtatacgttttgtatacatgtgtatgtgtgtgtgtgcgttgtgcgtgtatgtttgtatgtaatacgtgtgtgtgtgtgtcttcccaCGGTGCTCAGCTGTCAATAAGTGGTGATTAAAGTGAGCTAGTGAGGGCAACAGGGCTTCCCCGAGGAAGGTCCCAGCACgttcattcattttccttcattccttcaacaGCGTCCTTTACCTTCCTGTGCCAGGTATGACCTGAAGGTCTTCCTCCCAACAGGacacctgccctcccctcccgggcacacacgtgcacactgGTCACAGTGACTGAGACCCCTCCACCCTCACTCATCCCTCTGCGTGAAGCCCTGTCTTTGAGCTTCCCCCTGATGCCTGCACCCATGGTGGGGGGGCACATTCTGGTCTCAGGCGGGCAGGATGCCTGGGTTCTCTCTCGGAGCTGCCATTGATCTTGGGCCAGCGCCTCCCCGGCTGGCCCAGCTCCTCTGGCTGATCCCCTGGCAACGCCGGTTGGATGGAGGCGTCTGGGGGCCTGCGGCCACCAGGTGGCGCTGCTGGCCCGGGAGAGGCGCCCGAGGTGTCTGCCGCCGGCCAGGACCAAGGAGGGCAGGGACCCTCCTGATCACCTCCCCCACCTGACCCTCGGGGGCTGGCCCCAGAGCTGGCAATCCTGGAAGGCTGCTCAGAGGAGCTGCAGCTTCCTTACCCTCCTGGAGAGAAGAGTGACACTGAGTCAGGAAGCCCCTGACCCCTTCAACTCGGCCACCTTCAAGGCAGCCCCTCACTCCAGGTCTGTCTCCCCACCCGCCAGAGGGGAGGCTGGGCGAGGTGGTCACAGAGGGGGAGGAGCAGACAGTGGGCCAGCCCCTCCCTGTGGGCTGTGGAACGAGGCCAACGACTGACTCCATGACAGGCTGGGACGGTGGGCTCTGTGGGCAGCTGGGGCTCCCCTGAGAGGTGCCTCCTCTTCTGGCGCGTGATCTAGGGGAGCTGAGAGCCCCCCAAGGCCATCCTGGGGCCCCAGGTGAAGAACCTCATTCACCATCTCATGAGCCCAGAGAGGGTCGGACAGTTGCGCTGAGTTACACAGCCTGGCAGCTGAGACTGCTGTGTGGCAGGAGACGGAAAGGCGCCCAAGGGCTGGGATGGCCGGGCAAGCGGTGCTCTGCGTTTCCAACCGCAGCGCTGGCACCAGCTCCAGGCGTCAAGGAAGCaggagacagacagatggacaggtGGACGCCAGGGAGAGACTGCCCTGGGCGTGAGTCGCTTGGTGGTCCCTGGACCCTCTGCTTAGGCAGAAGGGACAGGTCCTGCACTGGACACAGAGGGGAGTGACCAGTAGGCACTGGCCCGACAGCTGAGGCGTGGCGCTGCCCATGCCTCACCTGCCCACCAAACTTCCACGCAGCGGTCCCCGTCGGGGCAGGCTGCAGCCCCCAGCCCGGCTCACAGGAGGGCAGTCTG contains:
- the GPR20 gene encoding G-protein coupled receptor 20, which codes for MPSASSAGPSAMAAPNATAAAAAWTNVSMLETPLFHLFALLDEELHAAFPGLWLALMAVHGVIFLVGLVLNGLALYVFGCRTQAKTPSIIYTINLVVTDLLVGLSLPARFAVFYGTRGCLRCALPHVFGYFLNMHCSILFLTCICVDRYLAIVQPDGCRRWRQPACARAVCAFVWLAAGAVTLSVLGVTATGGPCCRVFALTVLEFLLPLLVISVFTGRVVCALSRPGLPRQGRQRRVRAVQLLLTVLVIFLVCFTPFHARQVAVALWPDVPRHTSLVVYHVAVTLSSLNSCMDPIVYCFVTSSFQTTVRGLFRRHGAEREPNSCDVVSMRKSSKDSAHHHILGARPRALTQALANGPEA